The Fusobacterium necrophorum subsp. necrophorum genome includes the window AATTGTAAAAAGAAATAAATAGAAGGGAAACTCTTATGGAGAAGAATGATTATTGTTCGTTGAAAAATATAAAAAATAGGAGAACTTCCGGATATTATATTTTAAGAGCAGATTTTTTATGATTCTCTATTAAAAAACAATGAAATTATTTATTTAAAAGAGGTGCTCTTAAAACCAAGAAGATATACTGCTAACTTAAGTCTTGTATATCCTCCATCATATGGAAATAGGAATAAATTATTGTATCATGAATATCTGTTATATTTTATAGAAAGGAAGATTTTATGCAAATAAGGAAGGCAAAATTAGAGGATTTAGATTCCCTGGTGAATATTCATAGTTTGACTTGGCAGGCGGCTTATAAACATATTTTTTCAGATACATTATTGAAAAGTTTGAGACAAGACAATAAATTTTTAGAAAGAAAAGAAAAATTCAAAAAAGATATAGAGAAAAATTCATCAATAGATATTTTTCTTTTGGAAATTTTTTTTAATGGAAAGATGGAAAAAGTAGGTTTTCTTGTCTTGAGTTCTTTGAAATTACAAAAGAGAAATAATCATATTGCCGAAATAATAGCTTTATATATACTTCCCGAATTTTGGGGACAAGGTTTTGGAAAAGTAATGATGGAATTTTCTATAGAAAGATTTCGGAGATTTCATGCAAAGGAAATTATATTATGGGTATTGAAAGACAATAAGAGGGCTAGATCCTTTTATAAAAAATTTGGATTTGTTTCAACCGGTGAAGAGAAAGAACTGCCAATGGAACATGTCCCAGAAATTGAGTATAAACTAATCATAAAAAATTAAAAGGATAAATTTTTCAGTGGGAGAAGTCACAGTAGGGATAAAAATTGTCAAACAGAGTTTAATTTTTTTCAAAAAAGGAAATAGAAGTAAATGTATTTTTCTGAATATGGTATTGGAAGAAGAAGATTGTTCTCATTAGAAAGATTTCAGTCTTGCTTTTTTCTGAAAAAATGGATATAATATTCTATAAAGTTTAAATAATAGATTAAGAAAATAAGGAGAAAATGAATGAAAGAATGTAGCATTGTCATATTGGATTTCGGATCTCAATATAATCAATTGATTGCTAGACGTGTCAGAGAAATGGGAGTTTATGCGGAAGTAGTTCCTTTTTATGAACCAGTGGATAAAATTTTGGCAAGAAAACCGAAAGGAATTATTTTATCCGGAGGACCAGCTTCTGTATATGCAGAAGGAGCACCTACTTTGGACAAAACATTGTTCGATCATAATATTCCTGTGCTGGGGCTTTGTTACGGAATGCAATTGGTAACCCATTTATTTGGTGGAGAAGTAGCGAGAGCTGAGAAACAAGAATTTGGAAAAGCGGAGTTAATCATAGATGAAAAAGAGGCAGCATTATTCCGTAATATTCCAAATAATACCAAGGTATGGATGAGTCATGGTGATCATGTGACTCGAATTGCAGACGGATTCCATGCAATTGCTCACACAGACTCCTGTATTGCAGCAGTGGTAAATCCAGAAAAAAATATTTATGCCTTTCAATTTCATCCGGAAGTGACTCATTCCGAGCATGGAAGAGATATGCTACAAAATTTTGTTTTAGAAGTGGCAAAATGTGAAAAAAATTGGTCCATGGATAACTATATTGAAAGTACTATCAAAGTCATTCAAGAAAAAGTGGGAGATAAGAAAGTTATTTTGGGACTTTCCGGAGGAGTCGATTCTTCTGTTGCGGCTACTTTAATTCATAAAGCAGTTGGAGATCAATTAACTTGTATTTTTGTGGATACAGGACTTTTAAGAAAGAATGAAGCGAAAACAGTTATGGAAGTATATTCTGAACATTTTCATATGAACATTAAATGCGTGAATGCAGAAGAAAGATTTTTATCAAAATTAAAAGGAGTGTCTGACCCGGAACAAAAAAGAAAAATCATTGGAAAAGAATTTATTGAAGTCTTCAATGAAGAAGCAAAGAAATTTGAGGATGCGGAATTTTTAGCACAAGGAACGATTTATCCGGACGTGATTGAATCCGTTTCTGTAAAAGGACCTTCCGTTACGATTAAATCTCATCATAATGTAGGAGGGCTTCCTGAAGATATGAAATTTCAATTGTTGGAACCTTTGCGAGAATTGTTCAAAGATGAAGTTCGAGAAGTGGGAAGACAATTAGGAATTCCTCATCACATGATTGACAGACATCCATTTCCGGGACCGGGCTTGGGAGTTCGAATTTTAGGAGATATTACCAAAGAAAAAGCGGATATTTTAAGAGAAGCGGATGATATTTTTATTGAAGAATTGAGAAAAGCAGGTTTGTACGGAAAAGTAAGTCAAGCTTTTGTGGTATTGTTACCGGTGCAATCGGTCGGAGTCATGGGGGATGAAAGAACTTACGAATATGTGGCTGCTCTTCGTTCTGTCAATACGATAGATTTCATGACGGCTACTTGGTCGCATCTACCGTTTGAATTCTTAGAAAAAGTTTCGAATCGAATTTTGAATGAAGTTAAAGGAATCAACCGTTTGACCTATGATATTTCATCAAAACCACCTGCAACGATTGAGTGGGAATAGAGTAGAATTCTTTGTAAACGGCTTATTTTCAAGGGTTATAGCCTGTTAGGATGAGCAACTGGGATAAAATTGGGTAAGGATTTTAAAAAGAATAAATCCGATAATAGCTTCCAGTGGCTTTACGAATTTGGAGAATATTACAAATGAAAAAATCACAGGCGAGAGGTTATCTTTTAGAAATTGTTTTATCAAAATTGATTGAAATAAATGGATATGATGTAATTAGGATGGCGGATAATGATGAAATCGTGTCAAGAGGTAATGGATTAAATGTTAGAGGACGTGGGGGTTTTCACCAATTTGATACACTAGGAAGATTTAAAATTACGCCACCTTTTGTTTATCCTTTACGATTATTTGTAGAAGCAAAATTTTATGATTCCAATAAGGTTGGCATTGATAGAGTTAGAATGGGTGTAGGTATTTTAGAAGATGTAAATTCGAATTATTCAACTGTGAAAATGAATATGGAAGAATTATCTATAGAAAAATATCAGTATCATTATGCTATATTTTCAACTTCAGGATTTACAGAAGATGCTCAGCTTTTTGCGATTGCTCATAAAATTCATTTGATAGATTTAACAGGTGATGAATATAGAAGCATCATAGATTTAATTAGAGAAATTGTAGAAGAATTAAATAATAGATTTTCAGATGGGTATGATAATATTTCGAAGGAAGAGTTTTCTTTGTTTAAAGATCAATTTTCTGAAGTGATTAGAGGAGAAACACTTGATATAAATTGCAGATATGATCAAGAATTAATGAAGATGGTATACGATTTAAAAAGGAATATTGGTGGACAACTTGTATATTTAGCTACTGCCAATAGTCTATATATAATTCCTTTGTTTTCAAATAAAGACTTTAATGAAATATTGAGAAATGCTCCTCATCAAGATATTGCTATAAGATGGGAAGTAAGTCATTCGAATAAATGGAGTACTACATTTAGATATAATCAAGATTTTACAATTCAATTTACTTTGCCTAATGTACTGCTTAAATATATGATTTCAGATATAAATCATATAGAGGATAACGCAATGAACATAAAAGAGAATCGAATAGGTAAATTAGTATTCATTGCATATCTTGACGGTTACAATCCAACACTTTGTACACTAAAATTTGACAAAGAATTTATACGAGAAATAGTAGATAAGAGAAGTTGAAAATTAGGGCTCTTTGTCAAATGGTGTTGATGAAGAATAAAATATGAAATTTTCAAGAGGATTTTAGGGATTTTGGAAACAAAATCTTTAAAATCCTTTTTTCTATCTGAAAAAATAAAGGTTGTATAATAAATAGTGTTGATGAGAAAATGATTCTTTTCTCTCAATGCCATTTTTTTTGCAAAAAAAAATTGAGACTTTGAAATTTTCCTGTTAAAATGTAATCGCGAAACCCAATTTAAAAGGAGTGATTTCATTGTCTCATTCAGATTTTATCAAAGTTCTTTTCGATTTACAAGACCCTAATTTATATTTTTTAGAGGATGACATTCAAAGAGTTCAAAAAAAACAAATCTACTCTAAAGTATTACATGCTACTTTAACCAAAGATACCTGCGCTTGTCCTCATTGTCATTCTCAAACAACTGTAAAAAATGGTTTTAAAACAACAAAAGTTCGGTATCTCCCTTTTCAAAACTATCCCATCATCATTGCCTTGAAAAAACAGAGATTTCTTTGTAAAGAATGTCACCATTCTTTTACTCTAGAAACGCCGATTGTCAAAAAATATGCTTCGATTTCACAAACCTTAAAACTCTCTGTTTTAAACAGTTTACAAGAAAATATGTCTCTTTCTTTGATTGCAAAACAACATAGAATCTCGATTCCTACCGTACAACGAATTTTAAAACAAGGCTATCTTTCCTATGAGATTTCTAAAAAATCCCTTCCAAAAGTGCTTTGTTTTGATGAGTTTAAATCGACGAAAGATTGTGATGGAGCCATGTCTTTTCTTTTTATGGATGGCATCTCCCATAAAATATTGGATATTGTTGAAAATCGAAAATTACCTGCGCTAGAAGATTATTTCTCAAGATTCTCCTATCAAGCGAGGTCTCAAGTGAAATATATTGTCATGGATATGTATTCCCCATATATTCAACTTGCAAAACGTTGTTTTCCAAAAGCAAACATTGTACTAGACACCTTTCATATTGTTCAACTTGTCAATCGTGCTTTTAACCAAACAAGAATTCGAGAGATGAATCAAGAGAAAACGAAAAATCCAAAACTATATCGCATGCTAAAACGAGATTGGAAACTGTATCTACAGGATTTTTTAACCTTATCAGAAAGTAGAAAATACTGTCATTCCTTAAAACAACTCATTTCTCCCAGTGAAAAGGTAGATTATGTAATGTCTAAGAAGGAAAATTTACGACAAGATTATTATTTTTATCAAGATATTTTATATGCTGTAAAAAGAAAAGATTTTCGACTGTTCGAATCTTACTTAGAACGATGGAAGAAAAAGCTAAGCTCTAAGATGCAAACTGCTTGGAAAACACTTCGTAAATACAGAAAATATATTCGAAACAGTTTAGAAACAAGCTATACCAATGGAGCTTTAGAGGGAATGAACAATTTTATTAAATCTGTCAAACGAGTTGCATTTGGATTCCGTAGGTTTTCCCATTTTCGACAGAGAATTTTAATTATCCAAGGGATAGCGCAAATCAATCCCAATTTTTAAACAATTTTTTTAATTTCATAAACATATACTTAGGATCTTCGGGTTCTTTTTTGTGCTAGCCAAAATTTAAGATACGATTTTATTTTAGTTCAATCACTTTAAAGTCAAGTGATTGGAATAATAAAGGAAACTGGGCAGACTTTGAAACAGCAGTTAATAATATAGAGCGTAGTGATTGTGATGGATTGTCTTTTGTACTAAGCATAGAGATCCATTTCTTTGTATTGATTTGGATAATCTATCTTGTGATATGAGAGAAAAATTTTTTAGAGATTTTCGTGACACCTATATTGAAATCTCTCAATCCGGCAAAGGACTTCACATTTTTGCAAAAGGGGAAATTGCTGACAATTTCAATAACCAAATTGAGAAAGTGGAAATGTATCGAAATAACAGATGTATCGCCATGACCGGGAATAGCATTGATGAAACATCAAATAACATCATAGATAAGAAAAGCGAGATTGAAAATATTATGAATTCTTTGCACCTAAAAGGAGCGTTAGAGAGCAAATAAAAGTAT containing:
- a CDS encoding GNAT family N-acetyltransferase — translated: MQIRKAKLEDLDSLVNIHSLTWQAAYKHIFSDTLLKSLRQDNKFLERKEKFKKDIEKNSSIDIFLLEIFFNGKMEKVGFLVLSSLKLQKRNNHIAEIIALYILPEFWGQGFGKVMMEFSIERFRRFHAKEIILWVLKDNKRARSFYKKFGFVSTGEEKELPMEHVPEIEYKLIIKN
- the guaA gene encoding glutamine-hydrolyzing GMP synthase encodes the protein MKECSIVILDFGSQYNQLIARRVREMGVYAEVVPFYEPVDKILARKPKGIILSGGPASVYAEGAPTLDKTLFDHNIPVLGLCYGMQLVTHLFGGEVARAEKQEFGKAELIIDEKEAALFRNIPNNTKVWMSHGDHVTRIADGFHAIAHTDSCIAAVVNPEKNIYAFQFHPEVTHSEHGRDMLQNFVLEVAKCEKNWSMDNYIESTIKVIQEKVGDKKVILGLSGGVDSSVAATLIHKAVGDQLTCIFVDTGLLRKNEAKTVMEVYSEHFHMNIKCVNAEERFLSKLKGVSDPEQKRKIIGKEFIEVFNEEAKKFEDAEFLAQGTIYPDVIESVSVKGPSVTIKSHHNVGGLPEDMKFQLLEPLRELFKDEVREVGRQLGIPHHMIDRHPFPGPGLGVRILGDITKEKADILREADDIFIEELRKAGLYGKVSQAFVVLLPVQSVGVMGDERTYEYVAALRSVNTIDFMTATWSHLPFEFLEKVSNRILNEVKGINRLTYDISSKPPATIEWE
- a CDS encoding ISL3 family transposase; its protein translation is MISLSHSDFIKVLFDLQDPNLYFLEDDIQRVQKKQIYSKVLHATLTKDTCACPHCHSQTTVKNGFKTTKVRYLPFQNYPIIIALKKQRFLCKECHHSFTLETPIVKKYASISQTLKLSVLNSLQENMSLSLIAKQHRISIPTVQRILKQGYLSYEISKKSLPKVLCFDEFKSTKDCDGAMSFLFMDGISHKILDIVENRKLPALEDYFSRFSYQARSQVKYIVMDMYSPYIQLAKRCFPKANIVLDTFHIVQLVNRAFNQTRIREMNQEKTKNPKLYRMLKRDWKLYLQDFLTLSESRKYCHSLKQLISPSEKVDYVMSKKENLRQDYYFYQDILYAVKRKDFRLFESYLERWKKKLSSKMQTAWKTLRKYRKYIRNSLETSYTNGALEGMNNFIKSVKRVAFGFRRFSHFRQRILIIQGIAQINPNF